The following proteins are co-located in the Polymorphospora rubra genome:
- a CDS encoding alpha/beta hydrolase family protein, producing the protein MRTNPTVGNRQDIVVTVPAGGAIAGTLWLPAGAPRAVVVVHPATATPERYYAGFGTFVTANDCAAITYDYRGTGRSGTPRANKRLRMRDWMSQDVPAVAEWVDGRLPDVPQVAVGHSLGGHALALNHGTGSLRAFATVASHAGVTRTIPSVGERRRVALVLDVLGPTLARTIGYMPGRRLGLGEDFPAAAMLEWSGWSRRPGYFFDDPTMDAAARAAAVVAPVLALGASDDPWATPRQIEAITDRLTSTTVTRRTYTPAELGAARVGHHGLLRRGVGERAWPALLEWLLQHVPTEQP; encoded by the coding sequence ATGCGAACTAATCCGACCGTCGGCAACCGCCAGGACATCGTCGTGACCGTGCCCGCGGGTGGCGCGATCGCCGGCACCCTGTGGCTACCGGCCGGCGCACCGCGGGCCGTCGTCGTCGTGCACCCCGCGACGGCGACGCCGGAAAGGTACTACGCGGGCTTCGGGACGTTCGTCACGGCGAACGACTGTGCCGCGATCACCTACGACTACCGGGGCACCGGCCGATCGGGCACGCCACGGGCGAACAAGCGTCTGCGGATGCGCGACTGGATGAGCCAGGACGTCCCCGCCGTCGCCGAGTGGGTCGACGGGCGGCTACCGGACGTGCCCCAGGTCGCCGTCGGGCACAGCCTCGGCGGGCACGCACTCGCGCTGAACCACGGCACCGGGTCGCTCCGCGCCTTCGCGACGGTCGCCTCGCACGCCGGGGTGACCCGGACGATCCCGAGCGTCGGGGAACGGCGTCGGGTCGCCCTCGTACTCGACGTCCTGGGGCCGACCCTGGCCCGCACCATCGGATACATGCCCGGTCGGCGGCTCGGGCTGGGCGAGGACTTCCCGGCGGCGGCGATGCTGGAGTGGAGCGGTTGGTCCCGCAGACCGGGCTACTTCTTCGACGATCCCACGATGGACGCCGCGGCTCGGGCTGCCGCCGTCGTCGCGCCGGTGCTCGCCCTCGGCGCCTCCGACGATCCCTGGGCGACGCCGCGGCAGATCGAGGCGATCACCGACCGTCTGACGTCCACGACCGTCACGCGGCGCACGTACACCCCGGCCGAACTGGGCGCGGCCAGGGTGGGGCACCACGGCCTGCTGCGTCGGGGCGTGGGCGAACGGGCATGGCCGGCCCTGCTGGAATGGCTCCTCCAGCACGTCCCGACCGAGCAACCATGA
- a CDS encoding MarR family winged helix-turn-helix transcriptional regulator — protein sequence MTRRGAPPRLIFGLVAAEKSLRRWIEARSGGRKVGAAGAGVLFHVARHDGALVSEVAAALGGSVSGVSGLLSRLAASGLLVKATDPADARAVRLHLTDAGRETLVDARTILAELDDRLTAGFTPAELRVVARWLDQVRALPANPPDR from the coding sequence ATGACCCGGCGTGGCGCCCCGCCCCGACTGATCTTCGGACTCGTCGCCGCCGAGAAGTCGCTGCGGCGCTGGATCGAGGCGCGTTCCGGCGGCCGGAAGGTGGGAGCCGCCGGTGCGGGGGTGCTCTTCCACGTCGCCAGGCACGACGGCGCACTGGTGAGCGAGGTCGCCGCGGCTCTCGGCGGGTCGGTGTCCGGCGTCAGCGGGCTGCTGAGCCGGCTCGCGGCCAGCGGGCTGCTGGTCAAGGCGACGGACCCGGCCGACGCGCGAGCGGTCCGGCTGCACCTCACGGACGCGGGGCGGGAAACCCTGGTCGACGCCAGGACGATCCTGGCCGAACTCGACGACCGACTCACCGCCGGGTTCACACCGGCCGAACTGCGGGTGGTCGCACGCTGGCTCGACCAGGTGCGGGCCCTGCCCGCTAACCCGCCGGACCGGTGA
- a CDS encoding carboxylesterase family protein — protein MLTRYPVEAYASPSAALAATQTDHFWVCPSVTAAGELAAVSPVRFYQFADPAPPQSLAIPLPPALAGPTHGAELPYLRMTDPSFGLPAAFTPQQKALSTLMVDYWTGYAQQGDPNHRGTPHWPRYDPAKANALRLAPGPRGVAPIDIRTAHQCGFWDEVAEAS, from the coding sequence GTGCTGACACGCTACCCGGTCGAGGCGTACGCCTCGCCGAGCGCCGCGCTGGCCGCCACCCAGACCGACCACTTCTGGGTCTGCCCCTCGGTGACCGCCGCCGGCGAACTCGCCGCGGTCTCCCCGGTGCGCTTCTACCAGTTCGCGGATCCCGCGCCGCCGCAGTCGCTCGCCATCCCACTGCCGCCCGCGCTGGCCGGGCCCACCCACGGCGCGGAGCTGCCGTACCTGCGGATGACGGATCCGAGCTTCGGCCTCCCCGCGGCCTTCACGCCGCAGCAGAAGGCGCTCTCCACGCTGATGGTCGACTACTGGACCGGGTACGCCCAGCAGGGCGACCCGAACCACCGGGGTACCCCGCACTGGCCCCGCTACGACCCGGCCAAGGCCAACGCGCTGCGGCTGGCCCCCGGGCCGCGCGGCGTCGCTCCCATCGACATCCGGACCGCGCACCAGTGCGGATTCTGGGACGAGGTGGCCGAGGCGAGCTGA
- a CDS encoding alpha-lytic protease prodomain-containing protein yields MAALVAAVLLPGWAATGPGVALAAPDTAPTAGTERGPDAGPATAQLTAALQRDLRLSADQVRIRLEREAAAPAVERRLRGELGTRFGGAWLSTDGQLTVGVTGGSATMTTDAVARTAAKVRAAGANPQPVSRSEAQLNEVKATLDHSRATAPPTVTGWYVDLPGNTVVVRSLPGHLPAAQRFAAAAGVAAEVRVLASTEQPRPLYALQGGDKYSIGTSFCSIGFSVQEVGFVTAGHCAAPGALTGWNGAALGTWGGSSFPGDDHAWVQANDDWAPTADVAGVGPVDGSEEAVVGASVCRSGHTTKARCGIIQAKDETVNYPQGTVTGMTRTNACAQPGDSGGPFISGTQAQGVTSGGSGNCTVGGTTYFQPVNEILTTYGLTLTTRWNGWSAVPGNVVTHSAPATTTYFDSQYLFARATDDSIKVSRFTGTAWSGWSDVAPGTMRTASAPAATVYNGSLHLFARGDEDYELWLNRLTGTVWSGWTAVPSAVTYSAPAVTVNNGSLYLFIRRTDDSVAVNRLTGTTWSGWTAVPGSGVTSSALGATVHNGSLHLFARGRSDNAIYLNRLTGTAWSGWSAVPGMTATTSAPAATAVGNTLYLVIRGLDNSIVLNRLTGTTWTGWSVLPGNGETPDGLAANAVGGRLELFARGTENRIWSYRTTP; encoded by the coding sequence TTGGCCGCTCTCGTAGCGGCCGTACTGCTGCCCGGCTGGGCGGCGACCGGGCCTGGCGTGGCGCTGGCCGCACCCGACACCGCACCAACCGCCGGCACCGAGCGGGGACCCGACGCCGGGCCGGCGACAGCGCAACTCACCGCTGCGCTCCAGCGGGACCTGCGGCTGAGCGCCGACCAGGTGCGGATCCGGCTGGAACGGGAGGCCGCCGCGCCGGCGGTGGAGCGACGGCTACGCGGCGAACTCGGCACCCGGTTCGGCGGTGCGTGGCTGTCGACCGATGGGCAACTGACGGTCGGTGTCACCGGTGGGTCCGCGACCATGACGACCGACGCGGTGGCACGTACGGCCGCGAAGGTACGCGCCGCTGGCGCCAACCCGCAGCCGGTGAGCCGTAGCGAAGCCCAGCTCAACGAGGTCAAGGCCACGCTGGACCACAGCCGCGCCACCGCCCCGCCCACGGTAACCGGCTGGTACGTCGATCTGCCCGGCAACACCGTGGTGGTCCGCTCCCTGCCGGGGCACCTGCCGGCGGCGCAACGGTTCGCCGCTGCCGCCGGGGTCGCCGCCGAGGTACGGGTGCTGGCCTCGACGGAGCAGCCTCGGCCGTTGTACGCCCTGCAGGGCGGCGACAAGTACTCCATCGGCACCTCGTTCTGCTCGATCGGGTTCAGCGTGCAGGAGGTCGGCTTCGTCACCGCCGGGCACTGCGCCGCACCGGGTGCGCTCACCGGATGGAACGGGGCCGCCCTGGGTACCTGGGGCGGCTCGTCCTTCCCGGGCGACGACCACGCCTGGGTACAGGCCAACGACGACTGGGCGCCGACCGCGGACGTGGCCGGCGTCGGCCCGGTCGACGGCTCCGAGGAGGCGGTCGTCGGCGCCTCGGTGTGCCGGTCCGGACACACCACCAAGGCGCGCTGCGGCATCATCCAGGCCAAGGACGAGACCGTGAACTATCCGCAGGGCACGGTGACCGGGATGACCCGGACGAATGCCTGCGCCCAGCCCGGTGACTCGGGCGGGCCGTTCATCTCCGGCACCCAGGCCCAGGGCGTCACCTCGGGCGGCTCCGGGAACTGCACCGTCGGCGGCACCACCTACTTCCAGCCGGTCAACGAGATCCTCACCACCTACGGCCTCACCCTCACGACGCGCTGGAACGGTTGGAGCGCGGTGCCCGGCAACGTCGTCACCCACAGCGCGCCGGCCACCACGACCTACTTCGACAGCCAGTACCTGTTCGCCCGGGCGACCGATGACTCCATCAAGGTCAGCCGGTTCACCGGGACCGCATGGAGCGGCTGGAGCGATGTGGCCCCCGGTACCATGCGCACCGCCAGCGCGCCGGCCGCCACCGTCTACAACGGATCGCTGCACCTGTTCGCCCGCGGAGACGAAGACTACGAGCTCTGGCTCAACCGGCTCACCGGTACGGTATGGAGCGGCTGGACCGCGGTCCCGAGCGCGGTGACCTACAGCGCACCCGCCGTAACCGTCAACAACGGATCCCTGTACCTGTTCATCCGACGAACCGATGACTCCGTCGCCGTCAACCGACTCACCGGCACGACCTGGAGCGGCTGGACCGCGGTCCCCGGCAGCGGAGTGACCAGCAGCGCGCTGGGGGCCACCGTCCACAACGGGTCGCTGCACCTGTTCGCCCGTGGACGCAGCGACAATGCCATCTACCTCAACCGGCTCACCGGCACGGCGTGGAGCGGCTGGAGCGCGGTCCCCGGCATGACGGCGACCACCAGTGCCCCGGCGGCCACAGCGGTCGGCAACACCCTGTATCTGGTCATCCGCGGGCTGGACAACTCCATCGTCCTCAACCGGCTGACCGGCACGACCTGGACCGGCTGGAGCGTTTTGCCCGGCAACGGCGAGACCCCCGACGGACTGGCCGCCAACGCCGTGGGCGGCAGACTCGAACTGTTCGCCCGGGGAACGGAAAACCGCATCTGGTCCTACCGGACGACCCCGTAG
- a CDS encoding carboxymuconolactone decarboxylase family protein, translating into MAHIDLGVDETELPGIRGPLRFRPETGQPLLELVEVLLRGPHPLTPGERELIAAYVSGRNECTYCCSAHSAYAAAQLDEGMTLVDQVRSDLDNAPISAKLRALLRIAGAVQVSGREVTPELVAAARAEGATDLEIHDTVLIAAAFCMFNRYVDGLGTEPAADPGWYAQASERIVNKGYRQVV; encoded by the coding sequence ATCGCACACATCGATCTAGGGGTGGATGAGACGGAACTGCCGGGCATCCGGGGGCCGCTGCGCTTCCGGCCGGAGACCGGCCAACCGTTGCTTGAGCTGGTCGAGGTGCTGCTGCGCGGGCCGCACCCGCTCACCCCCGGCGAACGGGAACTGATCGCCGCCTACGTCTCCGGCCGCAACGAGTGCACCTACTGCTGCTCGGCGCACTCCGCATACGCGGCGGCGCAGCTCGACGAGGGCATGACCCTGGTCGACCAGGTACGCTCCGATCTGGACAACGCTCCGATCTCCGCGAAACTGCGCGCCCTGCTGCGCATCGCCGGCGCCGTCCAGGTCAGTGGACGCGAGGTCACGCCCGAACTGGTCGCGGCCGCCCGCGCCGAGGGCGCCACCGACCTGGAGATCCACGACACGGTACTCATCGCGGCTGCCTTCTGCATGTTCAACCGGTACGTCGACGGCCTCGGCACCGAACCGGCGGCCGATCCCGGGTGGTACGCGCAAGCGTCCGAGCGCATCGTCAACAAGGGCTACCGGCAGGTCGTCTGA
- a CDS encoding alpha/beta fold hydrolase → MNGQPNIVLVHGAWADGSCWSGVVELLQADGYQVTAPQFPLTSTADDVARLRQVLKLQDGPTIVAGHSYGGQIMTALGADTRNVAGLVYIAAFGLDQGESLGALLSQGPTPPALAHLFTDEQGFMWQPQDDFVQHFAADVDVVRAKAMHAAQQPIAGSTFSEAMGVPAWRSLPSWYLIATQDQAIPPDAQRMFANRMGATTSEVPASHVPMVSHPGEAAQLIKSAAEARTAMPAGRAGS, encoded by the coding sequence ATGAACGGCCAACCGAACATCGTCCTCGTCCACGGTGCGTGGGCCGACGGCTCCTGTTGGAGCGGCGTCGTCGAACTCCTCCAGGCCGACGGCTACCAGGTGACGGCCCCGCAGTTCCCCCTGACCTCGACGGCCGACGACGTCGCCCGGCTACGCCAGGTCCTGAAGCTGCAGGACGGCCCGACGATCGTGGCCGGGCACTCCTACGGTGGCCAGATCATGACCGCTCTCGGCGCCGACACGCGGAACGTGGCCGGGCTGGTGTACATCGCGGCATTCGGGCTGGACCAGGGGGAATCGCTCGGCGCTCTGCTGTCGCAGGGACCCACACCGCCGGCACTGGCGCACCTGTTCACCGACGAGCAGGGCTTCATGTGGCAGCCGCAGGACGACTTCGTCCAGCACTTCGCCGCCGACGTCGACGTGGTCCGGGCCAAGGCGATGCACGCCGCACAGCAACCGATCGCCGGCTCGACCTTCTCCGAGGCGATGGGCGTCCCCGCCTGGCGGTCGCTACCGTCCTGGTACCTGATCGCCACGCAGGACCAGGCGATCCCGCCGGACGCGCAGCGCATGTTCGCCAACCGCATGGGCGCGACCACCAGCGAGGTCCCGGCCAGCCACGTCCCGATGGTGTCGCACCCCGGTGAAGCGGCACAGCTCATCAAGTCGGCCGCCGAAGCCCGGACCGCGATGCCGGCAGGTCGAGCGGGCAGCTGA
- a CDS encoding MFS transporter: protein MTWRRLMIDTTPLREAPAFRRLWIGSTLSSFGSQMTSFTVAFQVWTLTESPLAVGAVGLAVAGPAILFGLLGGAIADSMDRRRLALVACVAQAVVAAALAGQAIAGLEQVWLLYVLVAAGATVNAVSGPVRRTFLPRLLDPRLVPAGAALNMLAMHASLTTGPMVAGALVAGWGITVAYLVDLLTFVGAFHGLFRLPPMPPEGETRRPSLRAIGEGLTFIRRSRVISGAFLTDINATLLGMPFALFPAINAAHFGAAPGHWACSPRHRRSAV, encoded by the coding sequence ATGACCTGGCGACGGCTCATGATCGACACGACGCCGTTGCGGGAGGCGCCGGCCTTCCGCCGTCTGTGGATCGGGTCGACGCTGTCGTCCTTCGGCAGTCAGATGACCAGCTTCACCGTCGCGTTCCAGGTCTGGACCCTCACCGAATCCCCGCTCGCGGTCGGTGCCGTCGGCCTCGCCGTCGCCGGCCCCGCGATCCTGTTCGGTCTTCTCGGCGGGGCGATCGCCGACAGCATGGACCGCCGGCGGCTGGCGCTCGTCGCCTGCGTGGCCCAGGCGGTCGTCGCCGCCGCGCTCGCCGGGCAGGCGATCGCCGGCCTGGAGCAGGTCTGGTTGTTGTACGTGCTGGTGGCGGCGGGGGCGACGGTCAACGCGGTCAGCGGTCCGGTCCGACGTACGTTCCTGCCGCGGCTGCTCGACCCCCGCCTCGTCCCCGCCGGTGCGGCCCTCAACATGCTCGCCATGCACGCCAGCCTCACCACCGGCCCGATGGTCGCGGGCGCACTCGTCGCCGGGTGGGGCATCACGGTCGCCTATCTCGTCGATCTGCTGACGTTCGTGGGCGCGTTCCACGGCCTGTTCCGGCTGCCGCCGATGCCGCCGGAGGGCGAGACGAGACGGCCGAGCCTGCGCGCGATCGGGGAAGGACTGACCTTCATCCGCCGCAGCCGGGTGATCTCCGGCGCGTTCCTCACCGACATCAACGCGACACTGCTCGGCATGCCGTTCGCCCTGTTCCCGGCGATCAACGCCGCCCACTTCGGGGCAGCCCCCGGACACTGGGCCTGCTCACCGCGGCACCGGCGGTCGGCGGTGTGA
- a CDS encoding MFS transporter gives MLTAAPAVGGVIGALLSGPVGRITRPGRGILVAATVWGASLACFGLTTYLWLALALLVVAGVADVLSVIMQTALVQLATPDNYRGRVGAAEFVVGAGVPHLGNFRAGAVASLVSPAASAFIGGSAVVAGTVLVALALPEFRRCTTPATTAPTPAEQPLPAGSS, from the coding sequence CTGCTCACCGCGGCACCGGCGGTCGGCGGTGTGATCGGGGCGCTGCTGTCCGGGCCGGTCGGCCGGATCACCCGGCCGGGCCGCGGCATCCTCGTCGCCGCCACGGTGTGGGGGGCGAGCCTGGCCTGCTTCGGGCTGACGACGTACCTGTGGCTGGCGCTCGCCCTGCTCGTCGTCGCCGGGGTGGCCGACGTACTCAGCGTGATCATGCAGACCGCGCTGGTCCAGCTCGCCACCCCGGACAACTACCGCGGCCGGGTCGGCGCGGCCGAGTTCGTCGTCGGTGCCGGTGTGCCGCACCTGGGCAACTTCCGGGCCGGCGCGGTCGCCTCGCTCGTCTCCCCCGCCGCCAGTGCCTTCATCGGCGGATCGGCGGTCGTCGCCGGAACCGTCCTGGTCGCGCTCGCGCTGCCCGAGTTCCGGCGCTGCACCACACCGGCGACGACCGCCCCCACCCCGGCGGAGCAGCCCCTGCCGGCGGGTTCGTCATAG
- a CDS encoding alpha/beta fold hydrolase — translation MTEASTHTLDVPGAVLHYDVRKGGAGTAPTLLMIGSPMDATGFTSLAAHFRDRTVVTVDPRGAGRSRRVDAGGESTPEQHADDLHRVIDALGGGPVDIFASSGGAVNALVLVARHPEQVRVLVAHEPPAAQVLPDRERALAAIADIRRAYERDGFGAGMASFMALTGFRGEIPADFADRPAPDPAAFGLPTDDDGSRDDVMFGQNLITCTHHEHDFDALRAASTRIVVGVGAESEGEMAHRSGLAVADRLDTKAVTFPSHHGGFIGGEFGWPGDPDAFAVTLRQTLDEDR, via the coding sequence ATGACCGAGGCAAGCACCCACACCCTGGACGTGCCGGGCGCGGTCCTGCACTACGACGTCCGTAAGGGCGGCGCGGGCACGGCACCGACGCTGCTGATGATCGGGTCCCCGATGGACGCCACCGGGTTCACCAGCCTCGCCGCGCACTTCCGGGACCGTACGGTGGTCACCGTCGACCCGCGCGGGGCCGGACGCAGCAGGCGCGTCGACGCCGGCGGCGAGTCCACACCCGAGCAGCATGCCGACGACCTGCACCGGGTGATCGACGCCCTCGGTGGCGGACCGGTGGACATCTTCGCCAGCAGCGGCGGTGCCGTCAACGCGCTGGTGCTGGTGGCCCGGCACCCGGAGCAGGTGCGTGTCCTGGTGGCGCACGAGCCGCCGGCCGCCCAGGTGTTGCCGGATCGGGAGCGGGCGCTGGCGGCGATCGCGGACATCCGCCGGGCGTACGAGCGGGACGGCTTCGGTGCGGGGATGGCGAGCTTCATGGCGCTCACCGGCTTCCGGGGCGAGATCCCGGCCGACTTCGCCGACCGGCCGGCACCCGATCCGGCCGCGTTCGGCCTGCCGACCGACGACGACGGCTCCCGCGACGACGTGATGTTCGGGCAGAACCTCATCACCTGCACGCACCACGAGCACGACTTCGACGCGCTGCGGGCGGCGTCGACCCGGATCGTGGTCGGTGTCGGGGCCGAATCGGAGGGCGAGATGGCCCACCGCAGCGGGCTCGCCGTCGCCGACCGGCTCGACACGAAGGCGGTGACCTTCCCCAGCCACCACGGCGGTTTCATCGGTGGGGAGTTCGGCTGGCCGGGCGACCCGGACGCGTTCGCCGTGACCCTGCGGCAAACCCTCGACGAAGACCGCTGA
- a CDS encoding carbohydrate-binding module family 20 domain-containing protein, translating to MHTPKSPARGRVGRLLLAAAFVAAGGTVAAATTATPASAAVPLNDSEVTANLWQWNWPSVAAACTNHLGPAGYGAVQVAPPQESVSLPNSADGVHPWYEVYQPVSYKLESRFGNRQQFAAMVTACHDAGVRVYVDAVVNHMAGTNNPGGTVGYAGTQFSGYGYPAVPYGNGDFHRPGDNCPTNGAINDWNNEAQVTSCELLSLSDLYTEKDSVRTKIAAYLNDLIGLGVDGFRVDAVKHIRKDDFAAILGKLDNTVAEGKRPYVAQEIFDGASNDALKARAFIGNGDVLDFAYAKGIRSAFQGSISALANIPNWNLDAPGANVFSMVTNHDLERDGVVLSYKDGTDYVLANYFALAYPHGKPSVFDSFPWNNRNQSPPHNGNGHVTDTVCGSAWNCLSQTTGIKGMVGWANAARSVKSVSNFTTVNSNVIGFHRGDRAWIGVNDSGSPVTHTFVTGLADGEYCDVISGGTGGTGCTGTRVTVAGGRATVTIPANNAVAAHINARPTPGVTVSTTFTASAALEAGQTLHLVGNTAALGGGNIANSVPLTGNGTTWTATANLPANTTVSYRYLVRNGTTVIGQEATDRTFTTPASGTPTRTDTYVPGPVTDTIATTFAVTATTSGQEVYVVGNIPALGSWNPAGAVRLTAQDGSVFRGVVELPKSTTVEYKFIKRTTAGVVTWESGANRTLTTPATGTHAVTETFRGDTVTSSVAASFNATATTYYGQNVYVVGNIPALGSWNPANAVPLSPAGYPVWRATVNLPPNATVEYKYLKKNPDGSVTWESGGNRHFTAPATGTHTNNDTWK from the coding sequence ATGCACACCCCGAAATCGCCGGCACGCGGCCGGGTCGGTCGCCTGCTGCTCGCCGCCGCGTTCGTCGCGGCCGGTGGGACGGTCGCGGCTGCCACCACCGCCACGCCCGCCAGTGCCGCCGTCCCACTGAACGACAGCGAGGTGACGGCCAACCTGTGGCAGTGGAACTGGCCGTCCGTCGCCGCCGCCTGCACCAACCACCTCGGCCCGGCTGGATACGGCGCGGTCCAGGTGGCCCCGCCGCAGGAGTCGGTCAGCCTTCCGAACAGCGCCGACGGCGTGCACCCCTGGTACGAGGTGTACCAGCCCGTGTCGTACAAGCTGGAGAGCCGGTTCGGTAACCGGCAGCAGTTCGCCGCCATGGTCACCGCCTGCCACGACGCCGGCGTACGCGTCTACGTCGACGCGGTGGTCAACCACATGGCCGGGACGAACAACCCCGGCGGGACCGTCGGATACGCCGGCACCCAGTTCTCCGGCTACGGCTACCCGGCGGTGCCGTACGGCAACGGCGACTTCCACCGGCCGGGCGACAACTGCCCGACCAACGGTGCGATCAACGACTGGAACAACGAGGCACAGGTCACGAGCTGCGAACTACTCTCCCTGTCCGACCTCTACACCGAGAAGGACAGCGTCCGTACCAAGATCGCCGCCTACCTCAACGACCTGATCGGCCTCGGCGTCGACGGGTTCCGGGTGGACGCGGTCAAGCACATCAGGAAGGACGACTTCGCCGCCATCCTGGGCAAGCTCGACAACACCGTCGCCGAGGGCAAGCGCCCGTACGTCGCCCAGGAGATCTTCGACGGCGCCAGCAACGACGCCCTCAAGGCACGGGCCTTCATCGGCAACGGCGACGTCCTCGACTTCGCCTACGCCAAGGGCATCAGGTCCGCCTTCCAGGGCTCCATCTCCGCCCTGGCGAACATCCCGAACTGGAACCTCGACGCACCCGGCGCCAACGTCTTCTCCATGGTCACCAACCACGATCTCGAACGTGACGGCGTCGTCCTGTCCTACAAGGACGGCACCGACTACGTCCTGGCCAACTACTTCGCGCTGGCCTACCCACACGGCAAACCCTCCGTGTTCGACAGTTTCCCCTGGAACAACCGAAACCAGTCCCCGCCCCACAACGGCAACGGTCACGTCACCGACACCGTCTGCGGCAGCGCCTGGAACTGCCTGAGCCAGACCACCGGCATCAAGGGCATGGTCGGCTGGGCCAACGCCGCCAGGTCCGTCAAGTCCGTCTCCAACTTCACCACCGTCAACAGCAACGTCATCGGCTTCCACCGCGGCGACCGGGCCTGGATCGGCGTCAACGACTCCGGAAGCCCCGTCACCCACACCTTCGTCACCGGCCTCGCCGACGGCGAGTACTGCGACGTCATCTCCGGTGGGACCGGCGGGACCGGCTGCACCGGAACCCGGGTCACCGTCGCCGGCGGCCGGGCCACCGTGACCATCCCGGCCAACAACGCTGTCGCCGCCCACATCAACGCCCGGCCCACCCCCGGCGTCACCGTCAGCACCACGTTCACCGCCAGCGCCGCGCTCGAGGCCGGCCAGACCCTGCACCTGGTCGGCAACACCGCCGCCCTCGGCGGCGGCAACATCGCCAACTCCGTACCGCTGACCGGCAACGGCACCACGTGGACCGCCACCGCGAACCTGCCGGCCAACACCACGGTCTCCTACCGCTACCTGGTCAGGAACGGGACGACCGTGATCGGGCAGGAAGCGACCGACCGGACCTTCACCACGCCGGCCAGCGGCACCCCGACCCGGACCGACACGTACGTCCCGGGCCCGGTCACCGACACCATCGCGACCACCTTCGCCGTCACCGCCACCACCAGCGGCCAGGAGGTCTACGTGGTCGGCAACATCCCCGCCCTCGGCTCCTGGAATCCGGCGGGTGCGGTCAGGCTGACCGCCCAGGACGGCAGTGTGTTCCGGGGCGTCGTCGAACTGCCGAAGTCCACGACGGTGGAGTACAAGTTCATCAAGCGGACCACGGCGGGCGTCGTGACCTGGGAGTCCGGAGCCAATCGGACCCTCACCACCCCGGCGACCGGAACCCACGCCGTCACCGAGACCTTCCGGGGCGACACCGTCACCTCGTCGGTCGCCGCCTCCTTCAACGCCACCGCCACCACCTACTACGGCCAGAACGTCTACGTGGTCGGCAACATCCCCGCACTCGGCTCCTGGAACCCGGCCAACGCCGTCCCGCTCTCGCCGGCCGGCTATCCCGTGTGGCGGGCGACGGTGAACCTGCCGCCCAACGCCACCGTCGAATACAAGTACCTCAAGAAGAACCCCGACGGGTCGGTCACCTGGGAAAGCGGCGGCAACCGCCACTTCACCGCCCCGGCGACCGGCACCCACACCAACAACGACACCTGGAAGTAG